Proteins encoded together in one Ictidomys tridecemlineatus isolate mIctTri1 chromosome 3, mIctTri1.hap1, whole genome shotgun sequence window:
- the LOC144375753 gene encoding proline-rich protein 23C-like has protein sequence MVGIRPRSPSACPAPWGGTQPGGPGPAKRRRLEEPADPAEAPAEPTWQNSAAAANATALTSVVVLARGCSLQVPMDEGDLVLQPAPGLVLQVNLQGHNLILIPEGLVGATDQRPGGQGDCPEDPELGAFLRPLGENMVLQQGFFCEFMPEIVRKIEAFEEQWMDPPAGPQGPIPYLPAWAPAPSPVRRSSNPAYDVDFHLLRPFPTSPLQPLPPSPSSSPQVHPQSSPRPRSKACRRLF, from the coding sequence ATGGTGGGCATTCGTCCACGCAGCCCCAGCGCCTGCCCTGCGCCCTGGGGGGGAACACAGCCTGGAGGACCTGGCCCTGCCAAACGCCGCCGACTAGAGGAGCCTGCAGACCCTGCGGAGGCCCCTGCGGAACCCACCTGGCAAAACTCTGCAGCAGCAGCCAACGCCACCGCGCTCACCTCCGTGGTGGTTCTGGCCAGGGGCTGCTCCTTACAGGTACCCATGGATGAAGGCGACCTGGTGCTACAGCCTGCGCCAGGCTTGGTCCTGCAAGTGAATCTCCAAGGACACAACCTCATTCTGATCCCCGAGGGCCTCGTGGGAGCCACCGACCAAcgcccaggaggccagggagactGTCCTGAAGACCCGGAACTGGGCGCCTTCCTGAGACCCCTCGGTGAGAACATGGTCCTCCAGCAGGGATTCTTCTGCGAATTTATGCCAGAGATCGTCAGAAAAATAGAGGCCTTCGAGGAGCAATGGATGGACCCTCCAGCCGGCCCGCAGGGGCCCATCCCATATCtccctgcttgggcccccgccCCTAGTCCAGTGAGGCGCTCTTCTAATCCCGCCTATGACGTGGATTTCCACCTTCTGAGGCCCTTCCCCACCTCACCGCTGCAACCTCTACCTCCCTCTCCAAGTTCAAGTCCCCAGGTGCATCCTCAGAGCTCTCCACGCCCTAGGAGCAAAGCCTGCAGACGTCTGTTCTAG